One segment of Monomorium pharaonis isolate MP-MQ-018 chromosome 6, ASM1337386v2, whole genome shotgun sequence DNA contains the following:
- the LOC105834634 gene encoding sprouty-related, EVH1 domain-containing protein 2 isoform X3, producing MTETSDDGNYLVRVHAQVMTRDDSSGGWVPLSGGGLANVSVRRRVTSSGVNQINNTNGNTIPSTTNPTHSVSNVAIGLQSHGSSNISPPGANKKKHEYLIYGKRITDQSVMPTFHHWRTGEKKFGLTFQTAADARAFDKGVRTAVEELLEDLSDLTLTTDVPDAGDEDVFMTLNLPVEPSEPRSSADAPHGIRVPNYSQYSELPDSHRSIHYIGGSSTIKGPPSQHPLASAVDIGSDNYPYVQLTTLNHEYLYPIIDDHKSERLDGHNTSNSGSSLKKLSTGTISQPSKNTAKRNVRLRCKHCQELYSEQHNPKGSCEYAPDPIRRGIATVSCLSCAQCMLYHCMSDAEGDFAQNPCSCSTEEGCGRRWFGLALLSLIVPCLWIYPPLKAVHWCGMSCGMCGGRHHPME from the exons ATGACAGAGACGTCAGACGA TGGTAACTATCTGGTAAGGGTCCATGCCCAGGTAATGACAAGAGATGATAGTTCTGGCGGTTGGGTTCCTTTGAGCGGAGGTGGATTGGCAAATGTCTCAGTCAGACGTAGAGTCACTTCGTCAGGAGTAAATCAGATAAACAATACTAATGGAAACACTATTCCTTCTACAACCAATCCCACGCATTCTGTCTCCAATGTGGCGATTGGTCTTCAAAGCCATGGATCTTCTAATATTTCTCCACCTGgcgcgaataaaaaaaaacatgaatatCTTATTTATGGAAAACGTATTACCGATCAGTCG GTAATGCCCACTTTTCATCACTGGCGGACGGGAGAAAAGAAGTTTGGTTTAACATTTCAAACGGCTGCTGATGCAAGAGCGTTCGACAAAGGTGTCCGAACAGCGGTTGAAGAATTATTGGAAG ATCTATCGGATTTAACACTGACTACCGATGTTCCAGACGCTGGGGATGAAGATGTTTTCatg actTTGAATTTACCAGTGGAACCATCTGAGCCACGTTCGTCTGCAGATGCACCTCACGGAATTCGAGTGCCCAATTATTCTCAGTATTCGGAGCTCCCTGATTCACACCGATCTATCCATTACATTGGTGGCTCTTCCACTATTAAGGGGCCACCGTCACAACATCCCCTAGCTTCCGCTGTAGACATTGGATCAGATAATTATCCTTATGTGCAGCTTACGACACTTAATCATGAATATCTGTATCCTATTATTGACGATCACAAGAGTGAGAGATTAGATGGACATAATACTTCAAATAGTGGAAGTTCTTTGAAGAAGCTAAGCACAGGCACGATATCGCAACCTTCAAAAAATACTGCGAAACGTAATGTGCGGTTACGTTGCAAGCATTGTCAAGAACTGTATTCGGAGCAACATAATCCAAAAGGTTCCTGCGAATACGCTCCTGACCCAATTAGACGTGGAATTGCTACTGTTTCTTGCTTGTCTTGTGCCCAGTGTATGTTATATCACTGTATGAGCGATGCTGAAGGTGACTTTGCACAAAATCCTTGTAG tTGTAGCACAGAAGAAGGATGCGGACGCAGATGGTTCGGTTTGGCATTGTTGTCACTGATTGTTCCTTGCTTGTGGATATATCCCCCTCTTAAAGCTGTACATTGGTGCGGAATGTCCTGCGGGATGTGCGGCGGACGTCATCACCCTATGGAATAG
- the LOC105834634 gene encoding sprouty-related, EVH1 domain-containing protein 3 isoform X1: protein MTETSDDGNYLVRVHAQVMTRDDSSGGWVPLSGGGLANVSVRRRVTSSGVNQINNTNGNTIPSTTNPTHSVSNVAIGLQSHGSSNISPPGANKKKHEYLIYGKRITDQSVVLSCTIKKDFEYNKVMPTFHHWRTGEKKFGLTFQTAADARAFDKGVRTAVEELLEDLSDLTLTTDVPDAGDEDVFMTLNLPVEPSEPRSSADAPHGIRVPNYSQYSELPDSHRSIHYIGGSSTIKGPPSQHPLASAVDIGSDNYPYVQLTTLNHEYLYPIIDDHKSERLDGHNTSNSGSSLKKLSTGTISQPSKNTAKRNVRLRCKHCQELYSEQHNPKGSCEYAPDPIRRGIATVSCLSCAQCMLYHCMSDAEGDFAQNPCSCSTEEGCGRRWFGLALLSLIVPCLWIYPPLKAVHWCGMSCGMCGGRHHPME from the exons ATGACAGAGACGTCAGACGA TGGTAACTATCTGGTAAGGGTCCATGCCCAGGTAATGACAAGAGATGATAGTTCTGGCGGTTGGGTTCCTTTGAGCGGAGGTGGATTGGCAAATGTCTCAGTCAGACGTAGAGTCACTTCGTCAGGAGTAAATCAGATAAACAATACTAATGGAAACACTATTCCTTCTACAACCAATCCCACGCATTCTGTCTCCAATGTGGCGATTGGTCTTCAAAGCCATGGATCTTCTAATATTTCTCCACCTGgcgcgaataaaaaaaaacatgaatatCTTATTTATGGAAAACGTATTACCGATCAGTCG gttgTTCTTAGTTGcactattaaaaaagattttgaatataataagGTAATGCCCACTTTTCATCACTGGCGGACGGGAGAAAAGAAGTTTGGTTTAACATTTCAAACGGCTGCTGATGCAAGAGCGTTCGACAAAGGTGTCCGAACAGCGGTTGAAGAATTATTGGAAG ATCTATCGGATTTAACACTGACTACCGATGTTCCAGACGCTGGGGATGAAGATGTTTTCatg actTTGAATTTACCAGTGGAACCATCTGAGCCACGTTCGTCTGCAGATGCACCTCACGGAATTCGAGTGCCCAATTATTCTCAGTATTCGGAGCTCCCTGATTCACACCGATCTATCCATTACATTGGTGGCTCTTCCACTATTAAGGGGCCACCGTCACAACATCCCCTAGCTTCCGCTGTAGACATTGGATCAGATAATTATCCTTATGTGCAGCTTACGACACTTAATCATGAATATCTGTATCCTATTATTGACGATCACAAGAGTGAGAGATTAGATGGACATAATACTTCAAATAGTGGAAGTTCTTTGAAGAAGCTAAGCACAGGCACGATATCGCAACCTTCAAAAAATACTGCGAAACGTAATGTGCGGTTACGTTGCAAGCATTGTCAAGAACTGTATTCGGAGCAACATAATCCAAAAGGTTCCTGCGAATACGCTCCTGACCCAATTAGACGTGGAATTGCTACTGTTTCTTGCTTGTCTTGTGCCCAGTGTATGTTATATCACTGTATGAGCGATGCTGAAGGTGACTTTGCACAAAATCCTTGTAG tTGTAGCACAGAAGAAGGATGCGGACGCAGATGGTTCGGTTTGGCATTGTTGTCACTGATTGTTCCTTGCTTGTGGATATATCCCCCTCTTAAAGCTGTACATTGGTGCGGAATGTCCTGCGGGATGTGCGGCGGACGTCATCACCCTATGGAATAG
- the LOC105834634 gene encoding sprouty-related, EVH1 domain-containing protein 1 isoform X2 → MTETSDDGNYLVRVHAQVMTRDDSSGGWVPLSGGGLANVSVRRRVTSSGVNQINNTNGNTIPSTTNPTHSVSNVAIGLQSHGSSNISPPGANKKKHEYLIYGKRITDQSVVLSCTIKKDFEYNKVMPTFHHWRTGEKKFGLTFQTAADARAFDKGVRTAVEELLEDAGDEDVFMTLNLPVEPSEPRSSADAPHGIRVPNYSQYSELPDSHRSIHYIGGSSTIKGPPSQHPLASAVDIGSDNYPYVQLTTLNHEYLYPIIDDHKSERLDGHNTSNSGSSLKKLSTGTISQPSKNTAKRNVRLRCKHCQELYSEQHNPKGSCEYAPDPIRRGIATVSCLSCAQCMLYHCMSDAEGDFAQNPCSCSTEEGCGRRWFGLALLSLIVPCLWIYPPLKAVHWCGMSCGMCGGRHHPME, encoded by the exons ATGACAGAGACGTCAGACGA TGGTAACTATCTGGTAAGGGTCCATGCCCAGGTAATGACAAGAGATGATAGTTCTGGCGGTTGGGTTCCTTTGAGCGGAGGTGGATTGGCAAATGTCTCAGTCAGACGTAGAGTCACTTCGTCAGGAGTAAATCAGATAAACAATACTAATGGAAACACTATTCCTTCTACAACCAATCCCACGCATTCTGTCTCCAATGTGGCGATTGGTCTTCAAAGCCATGGATCTTCTAATATTTCTCCACCTGgcgcgaataaaaaaaaacatgaatatCTTATTTATGGAAAACGTATTACCGATCAGTCG gttgTTCTTAGTTGcactattaaaaaagattttgaatataataagGTAATGCCCACTTTTCATCACTGGCGGACGGGAGAAAAGAAGTTTGGTTTAACATTTCAAACGGCTGCTGATGCAAGAGCGTTCGACAAAGGTGTCCGAACAGCGGTTGAAGAATTATTGGAAG ACGCTGGGGATGAAGATGTTTTCatg actTTGAATTTACCAGTGGAACCATCTGAGCCACGTTCGTCTGCAGATGCACCTCACGGAATTCGAGTGCCCAATTATTCTCAGTATTCGGAGCTCCCTGATTCACACCGATCTATCCATTACATTGGTGGCTCTTCCACTATTAAGGGGCCACCGTCACAACATCCCCTAGCTTCCGCTGTAGACATTGGATCAGATAATTATCCTTATGTGCAGCTTACGACACTTAATCATGAATATCTGTATCCTATTATTGACGATCACAAGAGTGAGAGATTAGATGGACATAATACTTCAAATAGTGGAAGTTCTTTGAAGAAGCTAAGCACAGGCACGATATCGCAACCTTCAAAAAATACTGCGAAACGTAATGTGCGGTTACGTTGCAAGCATTGTCAAGAACTGTATTCGGAGCAACATAATCCAAAAGGTTCCTGCGAATACGCTCCTGACCCAATTAGACGTGGAATTGCTACTGTTTCTTGCTTGTCTTGTGCCCAGTGTATGTTATATCACTGTATGAGCGATGCTGAAGGTGACTTTGCACAAAATCCTTGTAG tTGTAGCACAGAAGAAGGATGCGGACGCAGATGGTTCGGTTTGGCATTGTTGTCACTGATTGTTCCTTGCTTGTGGATATATCCCCCTCTTAAAGCTGTACATTGGTGCGGAATGTCCTGCGGGATGTGCGGCGGACGTCATCACCCTATGGAATAG
- the LOC105834634 gene encoding sprouty-related, EVH1 domain-containing protein 1 isoform X4, with protein MTETSDDGNYLVRVHAQVMTRDDSSGGWVPLSGGGLANVSVRRRVTSSGVNQINNTNGNTIPSTTNPTHSVSNVAIGLQSHGSSNISPPGANKKKHEYLIYGKRITDQSVMPTFHHWRTGEKKFGLTFQTAADARAFDKGVRTAVEELLEDAGDEDVFMTLNLPVEPSEPRSSADAPHGIRVPNYSQYSELPDSHRSIHYIGGSSTIKGPPSQHPLASAVDIGSDNYPYVQLTTLNHEYLYPIIDDHKSERLDGHNTSNSGSSLKKLSTGTISQPSKNTAKRNVRLRCKHCQELYSEQHNPKGSCEYAPDPIRRGIATVSCLSCAQCMLYHCMSDAEGDFAQNPCSCSTEEGCGRRWFGLALLSLIVPCLWIYPPLKAVHWCGMSCGMCGGRHHPME; from the exons ATGACAGAGACGTCAGACGA TGGTAACTATCTGGTAAGGGTCCATGCCCAGGTAATGACAAGAGATGATAGTTCTGGCGGTTGGGTTCCTTTGAGCGGAGGTGGATTGGCAAATGTCTCAGTCAGACGTAGAGTCACTTCGTCAGGAGTAAATCAGATAAACAATACTAATGGAAACACTATTCCTTCTACAACCAATCCCACGCATTCTGTCTCCAATGTGGCGATTGGTCTTCAAAGCCATGGATCTTCTAATATTTCTCCACCTGgcgcgaataaaaaaaaacatgaatatCTTATTTATGGAAAACGTATTACCGATCAGTCG GTAATGCCCACTTTTCATCACTGGCGGACGGGAGAAAAGAAGTTTGGTTTAACATTTCAAACGGCTGCTGATGCAAGAGCGTTCGACAAAGGTGTCCGAACAGCGGTTGAAGAATTATTGGAAG ACGCTGGGGATGAAGATGTTTTCatg actTTGAATTTACCAGTGGAACCATCTGAGCCACGTTCGTCTGCAGATGCACCTCACGGAATTCGAGTGCCCAATTATTCTCAGTATTCGGAGCTCCCTGATTCACACCGATCTATCCATTACATTGGTGGCTCTTCCACTATTAAGGGGCCACCGTCACAACATCCCCTAGCTTCCGCTGTAGACATTGGATCAGATAATTATCCTTATGTGCAGCTTACGACACTTAATCATGAATATCTGTATCCTATTATTGACGATCACAAGAGTGAGAGATTAGATGGACATAATACTTCAAATAGTGGAAGTTCTTTGAAGAAGCTAAGCACAGGCACGATATCGCAACCTTCAAAAAATACTGCGAAACGTAATGTGCGGTTACGTTGCAAGCATTGTCAAGAACTGTATTCGGAGCAACATAATCCAAAAGGTTCCTGCGAATACGCTCCTGACCCAATTAGACGTGGAATTGCTACTGTTTCTTGCTTGTCTTGTGCCCAGTGTATGTTATATCACTGTATGAGCGATGCTGAAGGTGACTTTGCACAAAATCCTTGTAG tTGTAGCACAGAAGAAGGATGCGGACGCAGATGGTTCGGTTTGGCATTGTTGTCACTGATTGTTCCTTGCTTGTGGATATATCCCCCTCTTAAAGCTGTACATTGGTGCGGAATGTCCTGCGGGATGTGCGGCGGACGTCATCACCCTATGGAATAG
- the LOC105834632 gene encoding adrenodoxin-like protein 1, mitochondrial: protein MFALRQIYLFCTKQKKCAPVKHLIKSSNHKIYTSKVMSHGEYEMQDPKTEADVVNVIFIDKTGKKVKVKGKVGDNVLYLAHRYEIEMEGACEASLACTTCHVYVHHDYMDKLPMPNETEEDLLDLAPFLKENSRLGCQIILEKELDGIELELPKATRNFYVDGHTPSSH, encoded by the exons ATGTTTGCACTacgacaaatatatttattttgtacaaaacaaaaaaagtgtGCACCAGTAAAACACTTAATTAAGTCATCCAAtcacaaaatttatacatctAAAG ttatgTCTCATGGTGAATATGAAATGCAGGATCCTAAAACAGAGGCCGATGT AGTTAacgttatatttattgataaaacagGCAagaaagttaaagtaaaaggaAAAGTAGGAgacaatgtattatatttagctCATAGATATGAGATTGAGATGGAAGGGGCATGCGAGGCCAGTTTAGCGTGTACAACTTGTCATGTGTATGTACATCATGATTATATGGATAAACTTCCTATGCCTAATGAAACAGAAGAAGATCTCTTGGATTTAGCGCCATTCTTAAAGGAAAATTCTAGACTAG GTTGTCAAATAATTTTGGAGAAAGAATTAGATGGCATAGAGCTGGAATTACCTAAGGCGactagaaatttttatgtagaCGGGCATACTCCCAgttcacattaa